Proteins from a genomic interval of Nitrospira sp.:
- a CDS encoding PepSY domain-containing protein, which translates to MKRSSLAGLTGTAVVLMLATGFAIGGESRMGQKAAESTAGISIEEAIKAAIQKYPGKVLEAELEDEDGVALWELEILTADGKKMEVQVDSRTGAVLASEDAENGKDREQERDRERKQERKREHKS; encoded by the coding sequence ATGAAGCGTTCATCTCTTGCGGGTCTGACGGGAACGGCGGTGGTTCTCATGCTGGCTACAGGGTTTGCCATCGGCGGCGAATCCCGGATGGGCCAGAAAGCGGCTGAGTCTACAGCCGGGATTTCCATCGAGGAGGCGATCAAGGCCGCGATCCAGAAGTATCCGGGCAAGGTCCTTGAGGCCGAGCTCGAAGACGAGGACGGAGTGGCTCTCTGGGAGTTGGAGATCCTCACGGCTGACGGCAAGAAAATGGAAGTTCAAGTGGATAGCCGCACCGGCGCGGTCCTCGCTTCAGAGGATGCCGAGAACGGCAAGGATCGAGAACAAGAACGGGACCGAGAACGGAAACAGGAGCGGAAGAGGGAGCACAAGTCCTGA
- a CDS encoding DUF2231 domain-containing protein, giving the protein MDMLLHPMLVHFPIALLFASVLFDVASTALMRDSLREGALWLLGLGLLGGLVAAVAGRFAEHAAEKAGVAEALIETHEMLAYVTLGIMAIMFLSRLLLRNRFTIRVLAAYLAVATVGLVAVSATGHTGGNLVYEHGAGVKAAAARTSHLAETVSHR; this is encoded by the coding sequence ATGGACATGCTCTTACATCCGATGCTCGTACATTTCCCGATCGCGTTGCTGTTCGCCAGTGTCCTCTTTGATGTGGCCAGTACAGCCCTCATGCGCGACAGCCTCCGCGAAGGCGCGCTCTGGCTGCTGGGATTGGGGCTTCTAGGTGGCCTCGTCGCCGCGGTCGCGGGTAGATTCGCGGAACATGCGGCGGAGAAAGCGGGTGTGGCTGAAGCCCTCATCGAGACCCACGAAATGCTGGCCTACGTCACGCTCGGCATTATGGCAATCATGTTTCTGTCTCGGCTCCTGCTTCGCAATCGCTTTACGATAAGGGTCCTTGCCGCCTATCTAGCGGTGGCGACTGTCGGACTGGTGGCCGTCAGTGCGACCGGTCACACCGGCGGAAATCTGGTTTATGAGCATGGTGCTGGCGTCAAGGCGGCCGCCGCGAGGACATCGCACCTGGCGGAGACGGTCTCTCACCGGTAG